A part of Plasmodium sp. gorilla clade G2 genome assembly, chromosome: 8 genomic DNA contains:
- a CDS encoding mitochondrial carrier protein, putative: protein MDIKNEGNNIVKNLMSYFNIGQKNDENKLPNYNIEENDDTKIVKTRTLNFIISSAVVLCALHPLDTIRTRKQIYRVYKNSYPYYYNNKYSLLYILKKEKFESIYRGLLASLITTGVSQGTFRFIYDTLNYYIIQNFNNNNNNNNNNNKIRNEINNIGNEKYIIYNNINQNNNSNTNDNNINMNYYILTSSISSIISVLFLHPIWLIKTKIECTINLNYKFINYKSRILSKHYKSFCPRNKIFNYKMIYNIISLFIINPKNKIYGNYKKVRYINNNLMKIYKNNFIYNKHIKSVYKYNHLSYIKGNQIYSNKTLQKKMIHNYLLYKYYALSNFERKHLTKKYLSTLRKKFLKKHILYSKRPLSGNEILHIFKREENKNNVSAVYKYKNYFHFVYSIYKKERLFSFYKGFLASLLLTPHVALQFYTYEYLTHFFSSQYINNILQNKNIHFSSDVLNKFLPFLYGALSKYIAIIFTYPLYTIKMRQQVQMKNYGFYKVLLNIFKCEGIRSYYTGINMHLLRNCLQNGILFFIFEYLNNAKI, encoded by the coding sequence atggacataaaaaatgaaggTAATAATATTGTAAAGAATTTAATGAGTTATTTTAACATAGgtcaaaaaaatgatgagaaCAAATTGccaaattataatattgaagaaaatgatgatacAAAAATTGTAAAGACAAGAAcgttaaattttataatatcttcTGCTGTTGTTTTATGTGCATTACATCCACTGGATACAATAAGGACACGTAAGCAAATATATCGagtttataaaaattcatatccatattattataataacaaatatagtttattatatattctgaaaaaagaaaaatttgaAAGCATATATCGTGGATTGTTAGCTAGTTTAATTACTACAGGAGTATCTCAAGGTACCTTTCGATTTATTTATGACAccttaaattattatataattcaaaattttaataataataataataataataataataacaataaaataaggaatgaaataaataatataggaaacgaaaaatatattatatacaataatattaatcaaaataataatagtaatacaaatgataataatataaatatgaattattatatcctAACCAGTAGTATAAGTTCAATTATAAGTGTTCTTTTTCTTCACCCCATATGGCTTATTAAGACCAAGATAGAATGCacaataaatttaaattataaatttataaattataaaagtaGAATATTAAGTAAACACTATAAAAGTTTTTGTccaagaaataaaatatttaattataaaatgatatataatataatatcactatttattataaatccaaaaaataaaatatatggtaactataaaaaagtaagatatattaataataatttgatgaagatatataaaaataattttatatataacaaacaTATTAAATcagtttataaatataaccaTCTTTCTTACATAAAAGGCaatcaaatatattcaaataaaacgttacaaaaaaaaatgatacataattatttattatataaatattatgcaTTGTCTAATTTTGAACGAAAACATTTaacaaagaaatatttatcaaCACTTCGAAAAAAATTTCTTaagaaacatatattatattcaaaaagACCTTTATCAGGAAAtgaaatattacatatatttaaaagagaagaaaataaaaataatgtaagtgctgtttataaatataaaaattattttcattttgtttatagtatatataaaaaggagaggctattttctttttataaaggATTTTTAGCATCCTTATTATTAACACCACATGTAGCATTAcaattttatacatatgaatatttaacacatttttttagttcacaatatataaataatatcttacaaaataaaaatatacatttttcatCAGATGTCTTAAATAAATTCTTACCTTTTCTATATGGAGCCTTATCCAAATATATTgcaattatttttacatatccATTATATACCATTAAAATGAGACAACAGGttcaaatgaaaaattatggATTTTATAAAGTGCtacttaatatatttaaatgtgaAGGTATCAGATCATATTACACTGGTATTAATATGCACTTATTAAGAAACTGTTTACAAAATGGTAtactcttttttatttttgaatatttgaATAATGCAAAAATTTGA
- a CDS encoding ER membrane protein complex subunit 1, putative, which yields MNIIDKRKKKKKKKKKKKKMNNYKLLFHAFIYGILSFIKICYGTYASYSNNTYLIGHVNNIIPIPNKLDNLILLSSYDGVVGLLNYKTGKLEHAKYHREYESVKKLYGDDKYAAALIYKNNYGNDLSEDNIREDEDMYNYINVYDINNFYLLSSFEYNNNEIINDFIIKGQNIYILLKDKIDIGNLNDNSITSISFKELKLDLIYIKIINVKDDKIINLFYVDANKNSYIGSLNILTKKMNKIKKIKQLNLTNKNTNSTTTTTTDNNNNNNSYYGSIYNNNVVIIYDYDYLYWIELLNDENEYFYNYISIKDKMEKSKTQKGNNINKKFIINDYLENCHVGKYICIGKKDNVLIYNYDNKKMNFIEKKNKKNQVIGYYLNKENEKVMIIGEDTNNNISIKQVNNDKKNILLQELKKSNNIHYNPELLIGIYNKEENVNYFFSIYNDLTLTVYKNNNVYFTREESLIYIEQLYFYNFHHLKKLNNTSRGLYTPQFHIAKEIEGYIKDKLNLFNSPYVQELKKKKQDNSLLPFFPFHLSKEDKMKLLNICTLKKDKSDLFIINKKKLNNEKDKSNKISNNEYMKDKSIYEFMNSLVKNSFDKYAEDLSSKYAGSSIILVSTYNNFIYAIHLYTGLILYKIDTNEYIKNDNMFDNKKIYRFPIITNQNNWSEIDNAKKLIFNNSNIINNNTMKGKNNSSLSSSSNIHNTNIILNDNSVIDLFKGFSKDTVITILKNNNPNNKKDSHILIFDILNGDIIYQKKVESFYIKNYFILKNTFSLIAIDDSLNTKVMHTLNNSLDLNINDEELYFYQINKTDNFIQGYRLIISKKKGTENVDLIKTYSINLNNENVELYSKSITKKDMFFPIKINKDASICYKYINDNIVSYITSSKNKTNKIYTLYIIDGVTGKLLFSRILDKYVNPPFHLIINENKIILNYYHKNIHKNVFHIIEILLDKPDPGFFNLITSKKQKVVNLFDEENIVINEKNYIIDNNVKSFNFTETKRGITNKHLLLLLDTNKITYLPITNDKNNNIYKNLNTFITHTDILYNSRGFISNESLLESTTLIFSWGNNLYFTSYQPNGSFDTIEKFSLLLLLFLILLVFIGTYISYNKRINKKLYAKWE from the exons ATGAACATTAttgataaaagaaaaaaaaaaaaaaaaaaaaaaaaaaaaaagaagaaaatgaataattaCAAATTGTTGTTTCATGCTTTTATATATggtatattatcttttataaaGATATGTTATGGAACCTATGCATCTTATTCAAATAATACTTATTTAATAGGTCAcgtgaataatattatacctATACCAAATAAATTAGATAATTTAATTCTTCTTTCGAGTTATGATGGCGTTGTAggattattaaattataaaacag GTAAATTGGAACATGCGAAATATCATAGAGAATATGAGAGTGTTAAAAAACTTTATGGAGACGATAAATATGCTGCTgcattaatttataaaaataattatggtAATGACCTGAGTGAAGATAATATAAGAGAAGATGAagatatgtataattatataaatgtatatgatattaacaatttttatttgttaagttcttttgaatataataacaacGAAATTATTAACGACTTTATAATAAAAGGacagaatatatatattcttttaaaagataaaattgaTATAGGTAATCTAAATGATAATTCAATAACATCTATTAGttttaaagaattaaaattggatctaatatatataaaaataataaatgtgaaagatgataaaataataaacctATTCTATGTAGATGCAAATAAGAATTCCTATATAGGATCTCTCAACATtttgacaaaaaaaatgaacaaaattaaaaaaataaaacaattaaaTTTAACAAACAAGAATACTAATagtactactactactactactgataataataataataataattcttattatggtagtatatataacaataatgtagttattatatatgattatgatTACTTATATTGGatagaattattaaatgatgaaaatgaatatttttataattatatatctattaaAGACAAAATGGAGAAGTCAAAGACACAAAAgggtaataatattaataaaaaatttattataaatgattATTTAGAAAATTGTCATGTTGGAAAATACATATGCATAGGCAAAAAAgataatgtattaatatataattatgataataaaaaaatgaatttcatagaaaaaaaaaataagaaaaatcaAGTCATTGGATACTAtctaaataaagaaaatgaaaaggtGATGATTATTGGTGAAGATactaataacaatatatcaATTAAACAagttaataatgataaaaaaaatatattattgcaagaattaaaaaaaagtaataatatacattataatcCAGAACTTTTAataggtatatataataaagaagaaaacgtgaattatttttttagtatatataatgatttaaCATTAActgtatataaaaacaataatgTTTATTTTACTAGAGAAGAatcattaatttatattgaacaattatatttttataatttccaCCATTTAAAAAAGCTTAATAATACATCAAGAGGTTTATATACTCCTCAATTTCATATAGCTAAAGAAATAGAAGGTTATATTaaagataaattaaatttatttaatagtCCATATGTacaagaattaaaaaaaaaaaaacaagacAATTCATTATTACCATTTTTTCCCTTTCATTTATCAAAGGAAGATAAAATGAAAttgttaaatatatgtacgcttaaaaaagataaaagtgatttatttataattaataaaaagaaattaaataatgaaaaagataaatcaaataagatttcaaataatgaatatatgaaagataaaagtatatatgaatttatgAATTCTTTAGTAAAGAATTCGTTTGATAAATATGCAGAAGATTTAAGTAGTAAATATGCAGGTAGTTCTATTATACTTGTatctacatataataatttcatatatGCTATTCATTTGTATACtggattaatattatataaaattgacacaaatgaatatataaaaaatgataatatgtttgataataaaaaaatttatcgATTTCCTATAATTACTAATCAAAATAATTGGTCTGAGATAGACAAtgcaaaaaaattaatatttaataattcgaatattattaataataatacaatgaaaggaaaaaacaattcttctttatcatcttcttcaaatatacataatacaaatattattttaaatgacAATAGTGTAATTGATTTATTTAAAGGTTTTTCTAAAGATACCGTAATtacaatattaaaaaataataatcctaataataaaaaagattcacatatattaatttttgatattttaaatgGAGATATTATATACCAAAAGAAAGTAGAAtccttttatattaaaaattattttattcttaagaatactttttctttaataGCAATTGATGATTCATTAAATACAAAAGTAATGCATACCTTAAATAATTCACttgatttaaatattaatgatgaagaactatatttttatcaaattaataaaacaGATAATTTTATACAAGGATATCGATTAATTATTTCTAAGAAGAAAGGAACAGAAAATGTGgatttaataaaaacatattccatcaatttaaataatgaaaatgttgAATTATATTCTAAAtcaataacaaaaaaagatATGTTTTTtccaattaaaataaataaagacgCATCTAtttgttataaatatattaatgataatatagtATCTTATATTACTAGTTCAAAAAACAAAacgaataaaatatatacattatatataattgatgGTGTTACtggtaaattattattttcaagaATTTTAGATAAGTATGTAAATCCACCATtccatttaataataaatgaaaataaaattatattaaattattatcataaaaatatacataaaaatgtttTCCATATTATTGAAATCTTATTAGATAAACCAGATCCTGGTTTTTTTAATCTAATAACAtctaaaaaacaaaaagttGTCAATTTAtttgatgaagaaaatattgtaattaatgaaaagaattatattatagataataatgttaaatcatttaattttacaGAAACAAAAAGAGGAATAACAAATAAAcatttattactattattagatactaataaaataacatatttacCTATTactaatgataaaaataataatatatataaaaatttaaatacatTCATAACACATacagatatattatataattcaagAGGATTCATATCAAATGAAAGTCTATTAGAATCAACTACTCTTATATTTTCATGGggtaataatttatattttacttcTTATCAACCCAATGGGTCTTTTGATACTATTGAAAAATTTAgcttactattattattgttcttAATTCTACTTGTATTTATTGGTacttatatttcatataataagaGAATAAACAAGAAGTTGTATGCCAAATGGGAATAA
- a CDS encoding cullin-1, putative yields MDIVNVTFESGWKIIREEAIEKIEKYLENEHIEKNKNLFSATEYTRLYTVVYNMCAKKNPFCYSKEVYRKYGESLSMYTIDKIKPLLKNSDELNKTKILIDAWFKYSFYTKWMNKFLRYLDRYYVEYNSSLCLSAYTKNIFKITLFNELREDIKNIIYEIYNNLRLQEEIDQKELFCNIVELYKELDKESNEKMYEHDIEKKIVENVNNFYKKKAEEWINDYPFDDYIISIENAIEKEYEKNKSLNLNDDTCEKVTNIIVKILIYEKLNTLLDNKNNIFHLLKNNNLSSLRRTYILFSYFPEALTGLKKIIGEYIKMEGNELKDKYVQLSRKMHMSKNVNNIQNIDDNSMEDNDNYIEDMNNDDNNNNIIKTQQKDDIILCDYIEQLIKLHSHYDNIFKLSFFNISNKNIDPNFNECLKDYFESFVEHEDEYFSTVKLLVIYADNILKRDLNNENNVHEKEKILMNNEEKNDEETKFLMKKMSEIVEIFNYTSNKETFFEYYRVYLANRLINNIYISLNIEKKFIEQLYYLCGSQYTSKLGGMIQDLINNTNMNNKFYDHMKNVFNNNQIVNNNNNNNKYNHHFSNYDNVKDFFSVKILNKGYWPTLEKIHIQLNEPFNKYIQVFEEYYKSENKNRKLEWIYELSEVILHYEFNNTLYNLYCNFVNAQILLLFNKYKYINYDIVKNELQIDLKSFTDHMYTSFYHFKLITSDDQILDWSKSNFYINKNFSYANKNVYIKKTTALLSKEHEKTKEDRTMAIEAAIVRVMKMHKKLFYDQIFDYVKKSLSSFSPTNQVIEKKIDLLVEREYIQKEENSQIYVYIP; encoded by the exons ATGGACATTGTAAATGTAACCTTTGAAAGTGGATGGAAAATAATAAGGGAAGAGGCTATTGAGAAAATAGAGAAATATTTAGAGAATGAGCATATtgagaaaaacaaaaatttatttagTGCTACAGAATATACAAGACTGTATACAGtagtatataatatgtgtGCTAAGAAAAATCCGTTTTGTTATTCTAAAGAAGTTTATAGAAAATATGGAGAGAGTTTATCAATGTATACtatagataaaataaaaccattattaaaaaatagtgatgaattaaataaaactAAAATATTGATTGATGCTTGgtttaaatattctttttatacaaaatggatgaataaatttttaagatATTTAGATCGTTATTATGTAGAATATAATAGTTCTTTATGTCTGAGTGCTTATACAAAAAACATTTTCAAAATAACATTATTTAATGAATTAAgagaagatataaaaaatattatttatgaaatttataataatttaagatTACAAGAAGAAATTGATCAGAAAgaattattttgtaatattgtagaattatataaagaattagaTAAAGAAAGTAATGAAAAAATGTATGAACATGatatagaaaagaaaattgttgaaaatgtaaataatttttataaaaaaaaagcagAAGAATGGATAAATGATTATCCATTTgatgattatattatatctattGAAAATGCTATtgaaaaagaatatgaaaaaaataaatccttaaatttaaatgatgataCATGTGAAAAAGTAactaatattattgttaaaatattaatatatgaaaaattaaatacactcttagataataaaaataatatatttcatttattaaaaaataataatctaaGTTCATTAAgaagaacatatatattattttcctaTTTCCCAGAAGCTCTTACaggattaaaaaaaattataggagaatatattaaaatggagggaaatgaattaaaagacAAATATGTACAACTATCCAGAAAAATGCACATGtcaaaaaatgtaaataatatacaaaatattgaCGATAATAGTATGGAGGATAATGATAACTATATAGAAGACATGAACAACGACgacaataataacaatattattaagaCTCAACAGAAGgatgatattatattatgtgaTTATATTGAACAACTAATTAAATTACATAGccattatgataatattttcaaactatccttttttaatatatccaataaaaatatagaccCCAATTTTAACGAATGCTTAAAAGATTATTTTGAAAGTTTTGTAGAACATGAAGATGAATATTTTAGTACTGTTAAATTGTTAGTAATATATgctgataatatattaaaacgagatcttaataatgaaaataatgtacatgaaaaagaaaaaatacttatgaataatgaagaaaaaaatgatgaggAAACAAAATtcttaatgaaaaaaatgtcaGAAATTGTAGAAATATTCAATTATACTAGTAATAAAGAAacattttttgaatattatagAGTATATTTGGCTAATagattaattaataatatttatatttcattaaatattgaaaagaaatttattgaacagttatattatttatgtggATCACAATATACATCCAAATTAGGAGGTATGATACAAGAtctaataaataatacaaatatgaataataaattttatgatCATATGAAAAATGTATTCAATAACAACCaaattgtaaataataataataataataataaatataatcatcatttttctaattatgataatgttaaagattttttttccgtcaaaatattaaataaaggtTATTGGCCTACATTagaaaaaatacacataCAATTAAATGAaccatttaataaatatattcaagtatttgaagaatattataaatcagaaaataaaaatagaaaactCGAATGGATATATGAATTAAGTGAAGTTATTCTACATtatgaatttaataatactctttataatttatattgtaaTTTTGTTAATGctcaaatattattattatttaataaatataaatatattaattatgatattgttaaaaatgaattacaAATAGATCTTAAATCATTTACTGATCATATGTATACATCcttttatcattttaaaCTGATTACATCAGATGATCAAATTCTTGATTGGAGTAAAtctaatttttatataaacaagAATTTCTCCTACGCAAACAAAAATGtctacataaaaaaaactaCCGCATTATTATCAAAAGAACATGAAAAGACAAAAGAAGATCGCACTATGGCAATTGAAGCTGCTATTGTAAGGGTAATGAAAATGCACAAGAAACTTTTCTATGACCAAATATTTGATTATGTCAAAAAATCCCTATCAAGCTTTTCTCCAACAAACCAa gttattgaaaaaaaaatcgaTCTACTGGTTGAAAGGGAATATATTCAAAAGGAAGAGAATAGCCAAATTTATGTCTACATACcatga
- a CDS encoding dihydropteroate synthetase, whose amino-acid sequence MENIQELILSEENKTNIAVLNLGTNDRKNAVLILETALHLIEKYLGKIINTSYLYETVPEYVVLDKKESCEKINKDCHIYDVNYINELIGNLEESKYEENKELIDKCMEYETFLKNGKVDNSILKEVNVENYLLECNNIIVKNDEIMKNNLNKYKDKYYTSYFYNLTVVVKSFVNDPLSMLVIIKYIEELMKRENVKEKEKFENRIIDIDILFFNDFTIFMKNLKLEKNMIYKILSKYIHLERHIKNENDNMSKVNMNKDINSNTNNNEDNNNNNNYVDQMNNNYVNNKNHINSFRDPLEIINNIVDKIEFLSIPHVYTTHRYSILLCLNDMIPEFKHTVLNDTIRCLYNNYVNRMKEEYNINIKENNKRIYVLKDRISYLKEKTHIVGILNVNYDSFSDGGIFVEPKRAVERMFEMINEGASVIDIGGESSAPFVVPNPKISERDLVIPVLELFQKEWNNIEDNIDKCDAKPIISIDTINYNIFKECVDNNLVDILNDISACTNNPEIIKLLKKKNKFYSVVLMHKRGNPHTMDKLTDYDNLVYDIKNYLEERLNFLVLNGIPRYRILFDIGLGFAKKHDQSIKLLQDIHVYDDYPLFIGYSRKRFIAHCMSDQNALINTQQKSNDEQNGNKNILDKSNNWMFKMNYMRKDKDQLLYQKNICGGLAIASYSYYKKVDLIRVHDVLETKSVLDVLTKIHQV is encoded by the exons atggaaaatatacAAGAACTAATACTTtctgaagaaaataaaactaATATTGCTGTATTAAACTTAGGAACAAATGATAGAAAAAACGCTGTGTTGATTCTAGAAACTGCTCTGCACCttattgaaaaatatttag gaaaaattattaatacatcCTACTTGTATGAAACCGTTCCAGAATACGTTGTGTTAGATAAAAAGGAAAGTtgtgaaaaaataaacaaggactgtcatatatatgatgttaattatataaacgaATTGATAGGAAATTTGGAAGAATCTAAATATGAAGAGAATAAAGAACTAATTGATAAATGTATGGAATATGAAACATTTTTGAAAAATGGAAAAGTTGATAATAGTATTCTAAAGGAAGTAAATgtagaaaattatttattagaatgtaataatataatagtaaaaaatgatgaaataatgaaaaataatttaaacaaatataaagataaatattatactagctatttttataatttaacagTTGTAGTTAAAAGTTTTGTAAATGATCCTCTTAGTATGTtggtaattataaaatatattgaagaATTAATGAAAAGAGAAaatgtaaaagaaaaagaaaaatttgaaaatcgtataatagatatagatattctattttttaatgattttacaatatttatgaaaaatctaaaattagaaaaaaatatgatttataaaatactttcgaaatatatacatttagaaagacatataaaaaatgaaaatgataatatgtctaaggtaaatatgaataaagatataaattcTAATACTAAcaataatgaagataataataataataataattatgttgACCAGATGAACaataattatgtaaataataaaaatcatataaattctTTTAGAGATCCActagaaataataaacaatataGTAGATAAGATTGAATTTTTATCCATTCCTCATGTGTATACAACACACAGATATAGCATACTTTTATGCTTAAACGATATGATACCAGAATTTAAGCATACTGTTTTAAATGATACCATCAGATGTTTATATAACAACTATGTAAATAGGATGaaagaagaatataatataaatattaaagaaaataataaaagaatatatgtattaaaagaTAGAATAtcttatttaaaagaaaaaactcATATTGTTGGAATATTAAATGTTAATTATGATTCTTTTTCAGATGGAGGCATATTTGTTGAACCTAAACGTGCTGTTGAAAGAATGTTTGAAATGATAAATGAAGGTGCTAGTGTTATTGATATAGGGGGAGAATCGTCTGCTCCTTTTGTTGTACCTAATCCTAAAATTAGTGAAAGAGATTTAGTAATACCTGTATTAGAATTATTTCAAAAAGAATGGAACAATATAGaagataatattgataaatgTGATGCGAAACCAATTATAAGTATTGATACAATTaactataatatatttaaagaatgtgttgataataatttagttgatatattaaatgatattaGTGCTTGTACTAATAATccagaaattataaaattattaaaaaaaaaaaacaaattctATAGTGTAGTTCTAATGCATAAAAGAGGAAATCCACATACAATGGATAAATTAACAGATTATGATAATCTAgtttatgatataaaaaattacttAGAAGAAAGATTAAATTTCCTTGTATTGAATGGAATACCTCGTTATAGGATACTTTTTGATATTGGTTTAGGATTTGCAAAGAAACATGACCAATCTATTAAACTCTTACAagatatacatgtatatgaTGATTATCCACTTTTTATTGGATATTCAAGAAAAAGATTTATTGCTCATTGCATGAGTGATCAAAATGCTTTAATAAATACACAACAAAAATCAAATGATGAACAAaatggaaataaaaatattctggACAAATCAAATAATTGGATGTTTAAGATGAATTACATGAGGAAAGACAAGGATCAActtttatatcaaaaaaatatatgtg gtGGATTAGCAATTGCTTCCTACAGCTATTATAAAAAGGTAGATCTAATAAGAGTTCATGATGTTTTAGAAACAAAATCGGTTTTAGATGTTTTAACAAAAATACACCAAGTTTAA